The following coding sequences lie in one Syngnathus scovelli strain Florida chromosome 1, RoL_Ssco_1.2, whole genome shotgun sequence genomic window:
- the nicol1 gene encoding NELL2-interacting cell ontogeny regulator 1, whose translation MMASGGMMQAAMLLLAAQLVLCRGGAADADRETGTVIPAESRPCVDCHAFEFMQRALQDLKKTAFNLDARTESLVLRAERRALCDCMPSSLR comes from the exons atgatggcatctggaggtatgaTGCAGGCAGCGATGCTCCTGTTGGCGGCCCAGCTCGTCCTCTGCCGCGGTGGTGCTGCGGATGCGGACCGGGAGACGGGGACAGTCATCCCCGCGGAAA GTCGCCCTTGCGTCGACTGTCATGCGTTTGAGTTCATGCAGAGAGCCCTGCAGGATCTCAAAAAGACTGCTTTCAACCTGGACGCCAGG ACCGAGTCGCTGGTGCTGAGGGCGGAGAGGAGGGCTCTTTGTGACTGCATGCCCAGCTCGCTGCGCTGA
- the nelfa gene encoding negative elongation factor A, with protein MASMKDSDTGLWLHNKLGSTDELWTPPSIASLLTVSVIDNIRLCFSTLSPPVKLKLLLGMLHLPRRTVDEMKEALSEIIQLATVDSEPWVLMVADILKSFPETGSLNLDLEEQNPNVQDILGELREKVAECEASAMLPLECQYLNKSALTTLVGPLTPPVKHFQLKRKPKSATLRAELLQKSTETAQQLKKTAGVPFHAKGRGLVKKIDTTTPLKGIPKAPFRSPTAPSMFSPPSNRAAIAPVRTPLRKERGVKLLDIKELNMVGAGREAKRRRKTLEAEADEKAAKEEAVVENTTPDYAAGLVSAQKLGALNENPLPSTSYLPATPSMVPSSSYIPSSEAQPANAAGSGWDALQSARQPEEPVAAGAGAPTAALPAQYKQRTPMYNAGTAANPATPASPSTPASTPASNGPAAAATAGQPETPAQHPAAPQTPTPPQPQPKKNLSLTRDQMYAAQEMFKTANKVTRPEKALILGFMAGSRENPCPEQGDVIQIKLSEHTEVLPKADGTGSTTMLVDTVFEMNYSTGQWTRLKKYKPITNTS; from the exons atggcgtcgatgaaggacagcGACACTGGCCTGTGGCTTCACAACAAACTGGGCTCTACGGACGAGCTGTGGACGCCGCCGAGCATCGCGTCGCTCCTCACCGTGTCCGTCATCGACAACATTCGCCTTTGCTTCTCGACTTTGTCGCCGCCCGTCAAGCTCAAGTTGCTCCTCGGGATGCTGCATCTCCCCCGGCGGACCGTGGACGAG ATGAAGGAGGCTCTCTCCGAGATAATCCAGCTGGCCACGGTGGACTCTGAGCCGTGGGTGCTGATGGTCGCAGACATCCTCAAATCCTTCCCGGAGACAGGCTCCCTCAATCTGGATTTGGAGGAACAGAATCCAAACGTGCAGGACATCcttggcgagctcagggagaaaG TTGCGGAGTGCGAGGCGTCCGCCATGCTTCCCTTGGAATGCCAGTACCTGAACAAGAGTGCGCTGACCACGCTGGTAGGACCCCTCACGCCCCCCGTCAAACATTTCCAGCTGAAGAGGAAGCCCAAGAGCGCCACCCTCCGAGCCGAGCTGTTGCAGAAAT CCACAGAGACGGCACAGCAGCTGAAGAAGACTGCCGGGGTGCCGTTCCATGCCAAAGGAAGAGGCTTGGTCAAAAAGATCGACACTACCA CCCCTCTCAAGGGGATTCCCAAGGCCCCATTTCGCAGCCCCACGGCTCCGAGCATGTTCAGCCCCCCCAGCAACCGAGCGGCCATCGCACCAGTGCGCACGCCCCTGCGCAAGGAGCGTGGGGTCAAG CTGCTGGACATCAAAGAGCTCAACATGGTGGGAGCCGGAAGGGAAGCCAAAAGGCGTCGGAAAACTTTGG AAGCGGAAGCAGACGAGAAAGCGGCCAAAGAAGAAGCGGTGGTGGAGAACACGACACCCGATTATGCCGCGGGCCTCGTCTCCGCACAG AAACTCGGGGCGCTGAACGAGAACCCGCTGCCGTCGACCAGCTACCTTCCGGCCACCCCCAGCATGGTTCCTTCCTCCTCCTACATTCCCAGCTCCGAGGCTCAGCCAG CGAACGCGGCCGGGTCCGGCTGGGACGCGCTGCAGTCGGCTCGACAGCCCGAGGAGCCGGTGGCGGCGGGCGCAGGCGCCCCCACCGCCGCGCTCCCGGCCCAGTACAAGCAGAGGACGCCCATGTACAATGCCGGCACGGCGGCCAACCCGGCCACCCCCGCCTCTCCCAGCACACCGgcctccacgccggccagcaacgGGCCGGCGGCAGCCGCCACCGCCGGCCAACCCGAGACTCCCGCTCAGCACCCAGCCGCGCCTCAGACGCCCACGCCTCCGCAACCTCAGCCCAAGAAGAATCTCTCGCTGACG AGGGACCAGATGTATGCAGCTCAGGAGATGTTCAAGACGGCCAACAAGGTGACCAGACCAGAGAAGGCCCTTATCTTGGGATTCATGGCAGGATCCAGAG AGAACCCATGCCCGGAGCAGGGGGACGTCATCCAGATCAAGCTGAGCGAGCACACCGAGGTGTTGCCCAAAgcggacggcacgggcagcaccaccatgctggtggacaccgttTTCGAAATGAACTACTCCACGGGTCAATGGACCCGACTGAAAAAGTACAAGCCCATCACCAACACCTCCTGA